A region of Lacinutrix sp. Hel_I_90 DNA encodes the following proteins:
- the rlmD gene encoding 23S rRNA (uracil(1939)-C(5))-methyltransferase RlmD, translated as MARSKNKKQIFTNVEVLDAAAKGKTVAKAPDGKVIFLPNAVPGDVVDVQTFKKRKAYFEGKATVFHTLSDKRTEPECQHFGVCGGCKWQNMGYEHQLFYKQKEVTNNLTRIGHIELPEVTPILGSSEQYFYRNKMEFSFSDSRWLTLEEIQSDKDLGDRNALGFHIPGMWDKILDIKKCHLQADPSNAIRNGVKSFAVAHGLEFFNTRNQTGLLRTLMIRTASTGDIMVLVQFFKEDKQQRELLLDYIAETFPQVSSLQYVINGKANDTIYDQEVICYKGEDHIFEEMEGLKFKINAKSFYQTNSAQAYELYKLTRAFADLKGDELVYDLYTGTGTIAQFVAKQVKKVVGVESVPDAITAAKENAQLNGIDNVEFFVGDMKNVFNDQFIAANGHPDVIITDPPRDGMHKDVVKQILNIAPEKVVYVSCNSATQARDLELLDALYKVTRVQAVDMFPQTFHVENIVLLEKR; from the coding sequence ATGGCAAGAAGTAAAAATAAAAAGCAAATCTTCACTAATGTTGAAGTATTAGATGCCGCTGCGAAAGGAAAAACCGTGGCAAAAGCACCAGACGGAAAAGTGATTTTCTTACCTAATGCAGTACCGGGTGATGTGGTAGATGTGCAAACCTTTAAAAAACGAAAAGCTTATTTTGAAGGTAAAGCGACCGTTTTTCATACTTTGAGTGACAAACGTACGGAACCAGAATGCCAACATTTTGGTGTTTGTGGTGGTTGTAAGTGGCAGAATATGGGTTATGAGCATCAGTTGTTCTATAAGCAAAAAGAGGTTACCAATAACCTCACCAGAATTGGGCATATCGAATTACCAGAAGTCACGCCTATTCTTGGTTCTAGCGAGCAGTACTTTTACAGAAACAAAATGGAATTCTCTTTTAGTGATTCACGTTGGTTAACTTTAGAAGAAATACAAAGTGATAAAGATCTGGGTGATAGAAATGCGCTTGGCTTTCATATTCCTGGTATGTGGGATAAAATTCTAGACATTAAAAAATGTCATTTGCAGGCAGATCCTTCAAACGCTATTAGAAATGGTGTCAAGTCATTTGCCGTAGCGCATGGTTTAGAATTTTTCAACACGAGAAATCAAACAGGTTTGTTGCGTACCTTAATGATTCGTACGGCATCGACTGGCGACATTATGGTACTGGTTCAGTTTTTTAAAGAAGACAAACAACAACGCGAGTTATTACTTGATTATATCGCTGAAACCTTTCCACAGGTTTCTTCGCTACAATACGTCATTAACGGAAAAGCGAACGACACCATTTACGATCAAGAGGTTATTTGCTATAAAGGTGAAGATCATATTTTTGAAGAAATGGAAGGTTTGAAATTTAAGATTAATGCAAAATCTTTCTACCAGACTAATTCCGCACAAGCTTATGAGTTATATAAATTAACACGCGCATTTGCCGATTTAAAAGGTGACGAGTTAGTTTATGATTTATACACTGGTACCGGAACCATTGCACAATTTGTGGCTAAACAAGTTAAAAAAGTGGTTGGTGTCGAATCTGTACCAGATGCCATTACCGCTGCAAAAGAAAATGCACAATTAAATGGTATAGATAACGTTGAGTTCTTTGTAGGCGATATGAAAAACGTGTTTAACGACCAATTTATCGCAGCTAATGGACACCCAGATGTGATTATTACAGATCCACCAAGAGATGGCATGCACAAAGATGTTGTTAAACAAATACTAAACATTGCACCAGAAAAAGTAGTTTATGTAAGTTGCAACAGCGCAACGCAAGCTAGAGATTTAGAACTGTTAGATGCCCTGTATAAAGTTACTAGAGTTCAAGCGGTAGATATGTTTCCTCAAACGTTTCATGTGGAGAATATAGTTCTTTTAGAAAAGCGTTAG
- a CDS encoding DUF4268 domain-containing protein, with protein MFTKEESRQLKQEFWTSFGKSFPRKWLLYNTKIKGFSFKFQFENKQAAVVLDLEDDLENRINYWEKLQSLQRILKDDFLPDAIFEEEHFLENGKEISRISVILDQKVSIHNKNTWREVMVFFNEKMDLFEAFFYEYEDFIKA; from the coding sequence ATGTTTACTAAAGAAGAATCAAGACAGCTAAAACAAGAATTCTGGACGAGTTTTGGAAAATCCTTTCCCAGAAAATGGTTACTATACAACACTAAAATCAAAGGTTTCAGTTTCAAATTTCAATTTGAAAACAAACAAGCTGCTGTAGTTTTAGATCTCGAAGACGATCTAGAAAACCGCATTAACTATTGGGAAAAACTCCAATCCTTACAAAGGATTCTAAAAGATGATTTTTTACCTGATGCTATTTTTGAAGAAGAACATTTTCTGGAAAATGGTAAAGAAATCTCAAGAATCTCGGTAATATTGGATCAAAAAGTATCAATCCACAATAAAAATACCTGGCGAGAGGTTATGGTCTTCTTTAATGAAAAGATGGATTTGTTTGAAGCCTTTTTTTATGAGTATGAGGATTTTATAAAGGCCTAA
- a CDS encoding class I SAM-dependent RNA methyltransferase: MEDNFKMVAKTLFGFEELLAKELIQLGAQEVKTGVRNVSFVGDKGFMYKANLGLRTATKILKPINTFRIKSEKDLYDQVYKMDWSKYLKTSGSLAIDSTVNSEVFNHSLYISQKTKDAIVDKFRDETGTRPNVDLKFPDLKVNVHIDREVCNISLDSSGDSLHKRGYKSATNIAPINEVLAAGLIMLSGWDGQSDFMDPMCGSGTLLAEAAMIACNIPPNLMRKEFAFERWTDWDVELFEKIEESLLKKTRDFHHKLLGFDKSPSAVAKAIDNLKNAHLDEFVTIKHEDFFKTQKGGDGKLHMVFNPPYGERLDIDMESFYANIGDTLKQNYPNTEAWFITSNLEALKHVGLRPSRKIHLMNAKLESRLVKYEIYEGSKKGKYMNN; the protein is encoded by the coding sequence ATGGAAGATAATTTCAAAATGGTTGCCAAAACCTTATTTGGCTTTGAAGAGTTACTAGCAAAAGAATTAATACAATTAGGTGCTCAGGAAGTAAAAACCGGTGTTCGTAATGTGAGTTTTGTTGGTGATAAAGGATTTATGTATAAGGCCAATTTGGGCTTGCGTACTGCAACTAAAATATTGAAACCGATTAATACGTTTAGAATTAAGAGTGAGAAGGATTTGTACGATCAAGTATATAAAATGGATTGGAGCAAGTATCTAAAAACCTCTGGTTCCTTAGCTATTGATTCTACTGTGAATTCTGAAGTTTTTAATCATTCGTTGTATATTTCTCAAAAAACTAAGGATGCTATAGTCGATAAATTTAGAGATGAAACAGGTACGCGACCTAATGTTGATTTAAAGTTTCCGGATTTAAAAGTAAATGTACATATAGATAGAGAAGTTTGTAATATTTCTTTGGATTCTTCAGGAGATTCTTTGCATAAAAGAGGGTATAAATCGGCAACGAATATTGCGCCAATAAACGAAGTGTTAGCGGCGGGACTAATTATGTTGTCTGGATGGGATGGACAGAGTGATTTTATGGATCCTATGTGTGGTAGTGGAACACTTTTAGCTGAAGCGGCGATGATAGCCTGTAATATTCCGCCTAATTTAATGCGTAAAGAGTTTGCTTTTGAACGCTGGACCGATTGGGATGTTGAATTGTTTGAAAAAATAGAAGAATCGTTATTGAAGAAAACACGCGATTTCCATCATAAATTACTTGGTTTTGATAAATCACCTAGTGCAGTGGCAAAAGCCATAGACAATTTAAAAAATGCACATTTGGACGAGTTTGTAACCATCAAACATGAAGATTTTTTTAAAACCCAGAAAGGAGGCGATGGTAAATTGCATATGGTGTTTAATCCACCTTATGGTGAGCGTTTAGATATCGATATGGAAAGTTTTTATGCTAATATTGGAGATACCTTAAAGCAAAATTACCCCAATACTGAGGCCTGGTTTATTACTTCAAATTTAGAAGCCTTAAAACATGTAGGTTTACGTCCTTCTAGAAAAATACATCTTATGAATGCAAAGTTAGAGTCGCGTTTGGTAAAGTATGAAATCTATGAAGGTAGTAAGAAAGGAAAGTACATGAATAACTAA
- a CDS encoding bifunctional 2-polyprenyl-6-hydroxyphenol methylase/3-demethylubiquinol 3-O-methyltransferase UbiG encodes MIKDNTTWYASWFDTPFYHILYKDRDYDEAETFMTNLTNYLNIPENGKILDLACGKGRHSVYLNKIGYQVTGVDLSENSIRYAKQFENETLKFEVHNMCKPYSETFDAVFNLFTSFGYFDNEEDNLNTIKAIKADLNETGFGVIDFLNSEYIIDNLIAENTKTVEGIAFHQKRYVHNGYIIKDISFTVNGEAFEFQERVKALTLEDFEALFEEAGVYLLDVFGDHKLNKYHRKQSERLILIFK; translated from the coding sequence ATGATAAAAGACAATACAACTTGGTATGCTTCATGGTTTGATACACCGTTTTACCATATTTTATACAAAGACCGAGATTACGATGAAGCCGAAACCTTTATGACGAATCTCACAAACTATCTAAACATTCCTGAAAACGGAAAAATTTTAGATTTAGCTTGTGGTAAGGGAAGACATTCTGTTTATTTAAATAAAATAGGTTACCAGGTAACAGGTGTCGACTTGTCTGAAAACAGTATTCGTTACGCCAAACAATTTGAAAATGAGACCTTAAAATTTGAGGTTCATAATATGTGCAAACCCTATTCTGAAACCTTTGATGCTGTTTTTAATCTCTTCACCAGTTTTGGCTATTTTGATAATGAAGAAGATAATCTAAATACTATTAAAGCGATAAAAGCCGATTTAAATGAAACGGGGTTTGGAGTGATCGATTTTCTAAATAGTGAGTATATCATTGATAATCTTATTGCAGAAAATACAAAAACGGTTGAAGGCATCGCTTTTCACCAAAAACGTTACGTGCACAATGGTTATATCATTAAAGACATTTCATTTACTGTAAATGGTGAGGCTTTTGAATTTCAAGAACGCGTTAAAGCTTTAACATTAGAAGATTTTGAAGCACTATTTGAAGAAGCAGGCGTCTATTTACTTGATGTGTTTGGTGACCATAAGCTAAATAAATACCACAGAAAACAATCAGAACGTTTAATTCTCATTTTTAAATAA
- a CDS encoding two-component regulator propeller domain-containing protein: MVNSQNKAWALVCQPIYLTLLISLLVLSCKTPEDGKASKQEIGISDSVKANALPNKKQPFSLQPNDSIPNEIFVPLYYEGQLAHWIRTIFQDKKGQLWFGTNHYGALRYDGDTLEYITKAHGIEASRINEIVEDAKGNVWLATDGFGIYKYDGKTFTNFSKKEGLISNAVWSMVIDRHGLFWIGTIEGVSLFDGETFTTFSIPKANVKDPKPILSPNRIKNILEDKAGNIWFGTDGYGICKYDGETFTHFTEKEGLCDNNIYDMLEDSKGNIWIGTMYGGVSRFDGKTFTNFTKDGLTNGIEVGGFHEDTHGNIWFAAENNGVYRFNGASFTHLDTKEGADTNGILSILEDREKRFWFGGWKGLFRYDGTSIVPVTKNGPWEK, encoded by the coding sequence ATGGTGAATTCACAAAACAAAGCATGGGCTCTCGTTTGCCAACCTATTTACTTAACCTTGCTAATATCCCTTTTAGTCCTATCCTGTAAGACTCCTGAGGATGGTAAGGCCTCAAAACAGGAAATTGGCATTTCAGACAGCGTCAAAGCTAATGCACTACCAAATAAAAAACAGCCTTTCAGTCTTCAGCCAAACGACTCTATTCCTAACGAAATTTTTGTACCGCTTTATTATGAAGGACAGCTGGCGCACTGGATACGCACCATATTTCAAGACAAAAAAGGCCAACTGTGGTTTGGTACCAATCATTATGGAGCGCTACGGTATGATGGAGATACTCTAGAATACATAACCAAAGCCCATGGGATTGAAGCCAGTAGAATTAATGAAATAGTAGAAGATGCAAAAGGAAATGTTTGGTTGGCAACCGATGGTTTCGGGATTTATAAATATGACGGAAAAACGTTTACCAATTTTTCAAAAAAAGAAGGCTTAATAAGCAATGCCGTTTGGAGTATGGTTATTGATCGTCATGGTCTGTTTTGGATTGGCACTATTGAAGGTGTCTCGTTGTTTGATGGAGAAACTTTTACTACTTTTTCTATACCAAAAGCAAACGTAAAAGATCCAAAACCCATATTATCGCCCAATCGGATTAAAAATATTTTAGAAGATAAAGCGGGAAATATATGGTTTGGCACAGACGGCTATGGTATTTGTAAATACGATGGAGAAACCTTTACTCACTTTACAGAAAAAGAAGGCCTCTGTGACAATAATATATATGATATGCTAGAAGATTCCAAAGGGAATATTTGGATTGGTACTATGTATGGCGGTGTAAGTCGATTTGACGGTAAGACGTTCACTAATTTTACTAAAGATGGTCTAACAAATGGCATTGAAGTAGGTGGATTCCATGAAGATACACATGGAAATATTTGGTTTGCTGCTGAAAATAATGGCGTGTACCGCTTCAATGGCGCATCATTTACCCATTTGGACACAAAAGAAGGTGCTGATACCAATGGAATATTAAGTATTCTTGAAGATCGTGAAAAGCGATTTTGGTTTGGTGGTTGGAAAGGGCTTTTCCGCTATGATGGGACCTCTATTGTTCCTGTAACAAAAAATGGCCCTTGGGAAAAATAA
- a CDS encoding DUF2752 domain-containing protein, with translation MAKPIKILLILGIVMVSFGMLSLYFFYDPSVSKLFPKCFFYTTTNLHCPGCGTQRALHAIFSGHIVEGFNHNLLLLLVIIVLGYQAFISIANTQFNKHYNNLLHKSKTTKAILVAIILFWILRNIDSYPFSILAP, from the coding sequence ATGGCTAAACCTATAAAAATACTTTTAATACTAGGTATAGTGATGGTCTCTTTCGGGATGCTATCACTATATTTTTTTTATGACCCTTCTGTTTCAAAATTATTCCCAAAGTGTTTTTTCTATACTACGACAAATTTACATTGTCCGGGTTGTGGTACCCAGCGTGCGCTACATGCTATTTTTAGTGGGCATATTGTTGAAGGGTTTAATCACAACTTACTCCTATTACTTGTTATCATCGTTTTAGGATACCAGGCTTTTATTAGCATTGCTAACACCCAGTTTAATAAACACTATAACAATTTGCTTCACAAATCTAAAACCACTAAAGCTATTTTAGTCGCTATTATTTTGTTTTGGATCTTACGCAATATAGATAGTTATCCGTTTTCAATATTAGCGCCATAA
- a CDS encoding ZIP family metal transporter, whose translation MLNFLLPVASVVLGFLIVFVLKPKQPKNLKLLLAFSGAFLLSITVFSFLPEVYLTENKNVGLFIMAGILLQIVLEFFSKGAEHGHVHINKDATAFPWLLFISLSIHSILEGIPIHGHDGLIYGVIIHKLPVAVILATFFLTSKMPKSKSLLFMLLFAFMTPLGVYLSETFSFFKTYFIEISAIVIGIFLHISTTILFESNENHKFNITKLGTIVLAVVIAYFI comes from the coding sequence ATGCTAAACTTTTTATTACCCGTAGCATCTGTCGTTTTAGGTTTTCTTATTGTTTTTGTATTAAAACCCAAGCAACCTAAAAACTTAAAATTACTCTTAGCCTTTAGTGGTGCTTTCCTCCTATCGATAACCGTTTTTAGCTTTTTACCAGAAGTTTATCTAACGGAAAACAAAAACGTTGGTTTGTTTATTATGGCTGGCATTTTACTGCAAATCGTTTTAGAATTCTTTTCTAAAGGTGCCGAACATGGCCATGTACATATTAACAAGGATGCCACTGCTTTTCCCTGGTTACTTTTTATAAGTTTGAGTATTCATAGTATTTTAGAAGGTATTCCTATTCATGGTCATGACGGTTTAATTTATGGTGTGATTATTCATAAATTACCAGTTGCTGTCATTTTAGCGACATTCTTTTTAACCTCTAAAATGCCTAAGAGCAAGTCATTATTATTTATGCTTCTCTTTGCTTTTATGACGCCCTTAGGTGTGTATTTGTCTGAGACCTTCAGTTTTTTTAAAACCTACTTTATAGAAATTTCTGCTATTGTTATAGGTATCTTTTTACATATATCTACTACTATTTTATTTGAAAGCAACGAAAACCATAAATTCAATATTACCAAATTAGGCACCATCGTTTTGGCTGTTGTTATTGCTTATTTTATTTAA
- a CDS encoding DUF6048 family protein: MKHTGLYVINTLILLFCLTANAQEKTAKVTDSIKYTQKYGLRVGADLSKLIRTAIDEDYKGFELNGDFRLTESWYLAAELGTEENTTTTDFLSATASGSYLKGGLDYNMYTNWLGMENMIYSGFRGGFSTFSQTRNSYTVYVEDQYWAPQFTNTEPKAFNGLSAVWVEFIIGIKAEVLNNLYVGLNAQLKGLISYDQPDNFDTLYIPGFNKTYDSGKFGVGYGYTISYLIPIFKKNK, from the coding sequence ATGAAACACACTGGACTATACGTCATTAACACCCTTATACTTCTGTTTTGTCTTACGGCTAACGCGCAGGAAAAAACAGCAAAAGTAACCGACTCTATAAAATATACTCAAAAATATGGGTTACGTGTTGGTGCCGATTTAAGCAAACTCATTCGCACTGCTATTGATGAAGACTATAAGGGTTTTGAATTAAATGGTGATTTTAGACTTACAGAAAGCTGGTATCTTGCAGCAGAATTAGGTACCGAAGAAAATACAACGACTACCGATTTTTTAAGTGCGACAGCTTCAGGAAGCTACCTTAAAGGCGGACTAGACTACAACATGTATACCAATTGGTTAGGTATGGAGAACATGATTTATTCTGGTTTTAGAGGTGGTTTTAGCACCTTTTCTCAAACCCGAAACAGCTACACGGTCTATGTAGAAGATCAATATTGGGCACCGCAATTTACCAACACAGAGCCTAAAGCCTTTAATGGCCTCTCTGCCGTCTGGGTAGAATTTATTATTGGTATAAAAGCTGAAGTATTAAACAATCTTTATGTTGGCTTAAACGCACAACTTAAGGGTTTAATATCTTACGATCAACCGGATAATTTTGACACACTTTACATCCCTGGGTTTAACAAAACTTACGATAGTGGTAAGTTTGGTGTTGGATATGGCTATACCATTTCTTATTTAATTCCTATTTTTAAAAAGAATAAGTAA
- the rocD gene encoding ornithine--oxo-acid transaminase translates to MAVLEHLTSQQAMDLENKYGAHNYHPLPVVLSRGEGVYVWDVEGKKYYDFLSAYSAVNQGHCHPKIVGAMTEQAKTLTLTSRAFYNDMLGKFEKYATETFNFDKLLPMNTGAEAVETALKLCRKWAYEVKGIDENEAEIIVCENNFHGRTTTIISFSNDSVARKNFGPYTKGFIKIEYDNLKALEAVLTSNKNVAGFLVEPIQGEAGVYVPSDGYLAAAKALCEKHNVLFIADEVQTGIGRTGRLLATCGNCSCADKHCSGTPEVKADILILGKALSGGAYPVSAVLANDNIMNVIKPGNHGSTFGGNPVAAAVGIAALGVIKDEKLAENAQQLGELFRAELTKFIETSNIVNGVRGKGLLNAILINDTEDSETAWNICIALRDNGLLAKPTHGNIIRFAPPLVMTEAQLLDCVAIIIKTLKQFEK, encoded by the coding sequence ATGGCTGTTTTAGAACACTTAACCTCGCAGCAAGCGATGGACTTAGAAAACAAATATGGAGCGCACAACTACCATCCACTTCCTGTGGTATTGAGTAGAGGTGAAGGTGTGTACGTATGGGATGTAGAAGGCAAAAAGTATTATGATTTTTTATCGGCATATTCTGCTGTAAACCAAGGACACTGTCACCCTAAAATAGTTGGGGCAATGACAGAACAAGCGAAAACTTTAACTTTAACCTCAAGAGCATTTTATAATGATATGCTGGGTAAGTTTGAAAAATACGCAACAGAAACCTTTAATTTTGATAAGTTATTACCAATGAATACTGGTGCTGAAGCTGTGGAAACCGCTTTGAAATTATGTAGAAAATGGGCTTACGAAGTTAAAGGCATAGATGAAAATGAAGCTGAAATTATTGTCTGTGAAAATAATTTCCATGGAAGAACGACTACAATCATTTCATTTTCTAACGATTCGGTAGCGCGTAAAAACTTTGGACCATACACAAAAGGGTTTATAAAGATTGAGTATGATAATCTAAAAGCTTTAGAAGCCGTTTTAACGAGTAATAAAAATGTTGCCGGTTTCTTAGTAGAGCCTATTCAAGGGGAAGCGGGTGTTTATGTGCCAAGTGACGGGTATTTGGCTGCGGCTAAAGCCTTATGTGAAAAGCATAATGTATTATTTATTGCAGACGAAGTACAAACAGGAATTGGAAGAACAGGTCGTTTACTAGCGACATGCGGTAATTGCTCTTGTGCAGATAAACATTGCTCTGGTACACCAGAAGTAAAGGCTGATATTTTAATTTTAGGAAAAGCCTTATCTGGAGGTGCGTATCCTGTGTCTGCTGTTTTAGCCAATGATAACATCATGAATGTTATAAAACCAGGAAACCATGGGAGCACATTCGGTGGAAATCCTGTCGCTGCAGCTGTTGGTATTGCTGCCTTAGGGGTTATTAAAGATGAAAAACTTGCCGAAAATGCGCAACAATTAGGGGAGTTGTTTAGAGCTGAATTAACTAAGTTTATTGAAACGTCAAACATAGTAAATGGGGTAAGAGGAAAAGGCTTGTTAAATGCCATTCTAATTAACGATACCGAAGATAGTGAGACGGCTTGGAATATTTGTATCGCATTACGTGATAACGGATTATTGGCAAAGCCAACACATGGGAACATTATTCGTTTTGCACCACCATTAGTAATGACAGAAGCACAATTATTAGATTGTGTGGCTATTATTATTAAAACATTAAAGCAATTTGAAAAATAG
- a CDS encoding CD225/dispanin family protein has translation MEQIENTNKPPRPNSYLALAIISTILCCLPVGIVSIVYATKVNSAYEDGNYALAESASKNAKTWGLVSVGLAGLVFILWMVFAGFAILAGAANG, from the coding sequence ATGGAACAAATAGAAAACACCAACAAACCACCAAGACCTAATAGTTATTTAGCATTAGCCATTATCAGTACCATATTGTGCTGTCTTCCTGTAGGAATAGTAAGTATTGTTTATGCTACAAAAGTAAATAGCGCTTATGAAGATGGTAATTATGCTTTAGCTGAAAGTGCTTCTAAAAATGCTAAAACCTGGGGATTAGTTTCTGTAGGATTGGCTGGTTTAGTATTTATTTTATGGATGGTTTTTGCAGGATTTGCCATACTTGCTGGAGCAGCAAATGGCTAA